Proteins from a single region of Chrysemys picta bellii isolate R12L10 chromosome 9, ASM1138683v2, whole genome shotgun sequence:
- the GJB1 gene encoding gap junction beta-1 protein, translated as MNWAGLYTVVSGVNRHSTAIGRIWLSVIFIFRIMVLVVAAESVWGDEKSAFTCNTQQPGCNSVCYDHFFPISHVRLWALQLILVTTPALLVAMHVAYQQHQEKKLLVLTGHGDTKHLEEVKKHKMRISGSLWWTYICSVIFRLLFEAVFMYIFYMIYPGYQMIRLVKCEAYPCPNTVDCFISRPTEKTIFTVFMLATSGICIILNMAELVYLVVRACARRAQRDSNPTSGKSSLYGHKLSTEYKQNEINQLLTEQDGSLKDMLRRNPGLQEKSDRCSAC; from the coding sequence ATGAATTGGGCAGGCCTCTACACAGTGGTGAGCGGTGTGAACCGCCATTCCACTGCCATCGGGCGCATCTGGCTTTCTGTCATCTTCATCTTCAGGATCATGGTGCTGGTGGTAGCAGCTGAGAGTGTCTGGGGGGATGAGAAATCTGCCTTCACTTGCAACACACAGCAGCCAGGTTGCAACAGCGTCTGCTACGACCACTTCTTCCCCATCTCCCACGTGCGCCTGTGGGCCCTGCAGCTGATCCTGGTCACCACACCCGCCCTGCTAGTGGCCATGCACGTGGCCTACCAGCAGCACCAGGAGAAGAAGCTGCTGGTGCTGACGGGGCACGGCGACACCAAGCACCTGGAGGAGGTGAAGAAGCACAAGATGCGCATCTCGGGCTCCCTGTGGTGGACGTACATCTGCAGCGTGATATTCCGACTCCTCTTCGAGGCCGTCTTCATGTACATCTTCTACATGATCTACCCTGGTTACCAGATGATCCGGCTGGTCAAGTGCGAGGCCTACCCATGCCCCAACACCGTCGACTGCTTCATCTCCCGGCCCACCGAGAAGACCATCTTCACTGTCTTCATGCTGGCCACCTCGGGCATCTGCATCATCCTCAACATGGCCGAGCTGGTGTACCTGGTGGTGCGGGCCTGTGCCCGCCGGGCCCAGCGGGACTCCAACCCCACATCGGGGAAGAGCTCCTTGTACGGCCACAAGCTCTCCACCGAGTACAAGCAGAACGAGATCAACCAGCTGCTGACGGAGCAGGACGGCTCCCTCAAGGACATGCTGCGCCGCAACCCGGGGCTGCAGGAGAAGAGCGATCGCTGCTCCGCCTGCTAG